The nucleotide sequence CTGGATCAACCCGATGCTGCAGGCCTTGCCGGACCGGCCCGAGGGGCTCCCGGCCGGGATGCAGGCCGTCTTGGCGTACGTCGACGAGGTCGCGGTCGGGCGCGTGGTCGAGGCGCCCGGCGCCCTCGCCGCGTACCTCAACGGCCTCGAGTGGCGGCGGCCGGTGCGTCCTCACCGGCCGGAGCCGGAGAGATCCAACGGTTGGACCAATACCTCCACGACGCCGTTGCACCCGGTGCCGAGGCCCCAGAGCTCGTCGTCGTCCGACGTCATGTCGTAGCGCAGCAGCCGGGCCTGGCCCGAGCGGATGGCTTCGAGCGCCGCCTCCCGGACGTCAGCTTCGAGACAGCCGCCGCTGATGGCCCCGAGGAGCTTGCCGTCCTCGAAGACCAGCATCCGGGCGCCCTCGTGCCGGTACGCCGAACCCTCGACGCCGACCACGGTGGCGAGGGCAGCCCGGCGTCCCTCCGCCCCGGCGGCGGCATCCAGGAGGCGGAGCAGTTCCACGCTGTCGGCCATGGACCTTCCACCACCCGTGTTGCAACGGTAGAAAGTACGGTTCGTCCGGGGCGGAGCAAGTTCCTGCGGACCGGCCGCAACGCAATCGTGCCGGTAAGGGCAAGAGGAGGGGAAAGGCAGCCATGTCAGCGACCTGGGCCCGGATCGCCCACCACTTGCGCGAGCGCCGATGGGTTGCCGCAGCCACGGTCGTGGAAAGCCGGGAGCCGTCCGTGGCAGCAGGCGCCATGGCTTTCGTGGCAGCCCGGGTGGGAGGAGCGCCGGGCGCCGTGGAGACCGAGGAGACCGGCGGCGACCTGGGGCGGGAGGACCTCAACGCCTTCGCCGTGGAGCAGGGCCGGAGGATGCTGGAGCAGGCCGTCTCTCTGGCCGGGCGGGCCCTACCCGCGCGGCAGCGCACCCGGAGCGTCACGTGGCCGGCAAGCGGCCCAGGCGGCGGGGAGGCGTCCGGCGGCACGAGCACACCCGGCAAGGTACGGCTCTTGGTGGAACTCATGGAACCTCCCCCCATCCTCCTCATCCTGGGAGCGGGGCCCGACGCCGAACCCCTGGCGCGCATCGGTGGGGCGGCAGGGTTCCAGGTGGTGGTCGTGGACCCGAGGCCCGCTTACGCCCGGCCCGAACGGTTTCCCGAGGCGGCCGAGGTGCTGTGCACGGCCCCGGAAACCCTGCCGGAACGGCTCCTGGGGCCGTCGAGCGCGGCCGTGATCATGCACCACAACTTCTTGCGGGACGAGGCGGCGCTGCGCACCCTGGCCCGCCACCCCCTGCTCTACGTCGGGCTACTCGGGCCGCGAGCCCGGACCCAACGGCTACTGCGCAGGCTGCGGCAGGATGGGGCTCTCCCGGAGGACGCGCTGTCACGCGTGTACAGCCCGGTCGGGGTGGACCTGGGCGGCGAGGGCCCGGGCGCCATTGCCCTCAGCATCGTGTCCGAGGTCATGGCGCTGCGGTGGGGCCGGCCGGTGCCACACCTGCGGGATCGCA is from Limnochorda sp. L945t and encodes:
- a CDS encoding XdhC family protein; translation: MADSVELLRLLDAAAGAEGRRAALATVVGVEGSAYRHEGARMLVFEDGKLLGAISGGCLEADVREAALEAIRSGQARLLRYDMTSDDDELWGLGTGCNGVVEVLVQPLDLSGSGR
- a CDS encoding XdhC family protein, which produces MSATWARIAHHLRERRWVAAATVVESREPSVAAGAMAFVAARVGGAPGAVETEETGGDLGREDLNAFAVEQGRRMLEQAVSLAGRALPARQRTRSVTWPASGPGGGEASGGTSTPGKVRLLVELMEPPPILLILGAGPDAEPLARIGGAAGFQVVVVDPRPAYARPERFPEAAEVLCTAPETLPERLLGPSSAAVIMHHNFLRDEAALRTLARHPLLYVGLLGPRARTQRLLRRLRQDGALPEDALSRVYSPVGVDLGGEGPGAIALSIVSEVMALRWGRPVPHLRDRTGPLHPDQAEPGGGLGVAARRTQDPGDPSHPVRCEAG